Below is a window of Virgibacillus sp. NKC19-3 DNA.
TCAATAACAGCACCTTCAGCCTCTATATTTGTTCCTGTCCACCATCCTTCATAATGGCCTTCTGACGTTTCCATCATCGGAAGCTCTGTCGCGTTGGCAACACTGTTTCGTTCATTTGTTAGCGGCATATGGATAAAGAATGTGGCTCTTTGCCCTGGCTCACTATCAAATTCGATATGCACACTTTCACCAGCATTGATATATACATCTTCCGTTGGTGTCAGATTAGCTATATCAGGTGCAGTGAAGTCCACTTCAAGACTAACCGACTCTGTTTGACTATTTCCAGCTAAATCCGCTGCAACAACTTCGATTTCATTTTCTCCGTTATCCAGCAAAATTCGCTTGGAATACGTACCATCTGAAACATCTGCCTCTTGGCCGTTTACTTCCACATAATCAAGGTTAGAATCTGATACAGTTCCTTCAACCGTCACTGTTTCTTGATTCGATTTTTCCCCATCTTGTGGATTATCGATGGTTAATTCAGGTTCTTCAGTATCCAGCGTTACGGTAACAGGATCAGATTCTCCTATAGAAGTCCCATCAATGACAGATACTGCTGTAAGTTCATTTTCACCTTCTGTTAAATCGGCTGGTATCGAAAACTCCCCATCATCTCCAATTTCTTGCGTACCAACTTCTTCCCCATTATTCATCAATTGAACAGTGGTTGTAGGTGAAGCGGTACCCTCTACGCTAAGATCTGCTTCATTTGTAATAAGATCTTCTGCTGGTGTGGTAATAACAGGTTCCTCTGCCTCGTAGCTGACACGAGCACGGATCATATAGTTTCCTTCTATAGCAGGGGACGGTGACCATGCTCCATCAACGAATTGATAGCTACGCTCAGCATTTGGACTATTTTCATCTGTTGCCATCCCTGGAGCTTCTGTATTGGCTTGTGTTTGAATATATACCATATAGAAATCTCCATCCACTGTAATTCCATGCTCGGATAAGTCAACGACTGTCCATTCATCCGCATCACGTACCGCTTCTGCTTCAATTGGACCAGCGATTTTCTCACCAGGATCTCCATTAGGACCCGACGCGTCCCATACTTCTACCGCAAATTCCGTTCCACCAGGAACCGGGAACTCTTCATCCCAGAATTTAAATACACCATCGGTTACGACAGCAGATTCTTCATCCTCTGGCAAGGACATTTTCACTGCCCAGCCATTTCCTGCATCGTAGAAAGCGCGCGCATTTTCGGGCGTACCGTCATCATACCCGATTTCGCCACCTGGAACCGTGTAAAATGGTTCAAGTGCTACATCTGCTTCCGCGTCTTCTTCTAGGTTAACTTCCATCTCTGTTGCATGATAACCACTTGCTATTACACGTAATGTGTACGTTCCTTCGTATGCAGATAGATCATAATTACCGTCTGCATCTGTTTCTACAGGGGCAATGTTTGCGTCTTCGGCAAGTAGAACAGTAGCACCCTCTATTGGTTCACCTGTTGCTTCATCTGTAACTGTTCCACTTACGGTATACTGATCAATTTCATCTAATGTGAAATTCGTTTCCGTCGTTTCATCATTCTCGATTGTTACGGTCTGTTCATCCGAATGAAATCCATAAGCTTCAGCTTTCACTGTAAATTCTCCTGCACCATGAAGCAAAGAATAGGTGCCATCAGCCGGATCTGTATTTACAGATCGACCGGTTTCAAGCACACTAACCTGTGCACCTATAGGCAGAACAGCCGGATTAACGACTTCTTCCTCAATCGGAGGGTTTTCATTAGGCGTTACCGGCACAATATCCGCTGGATTCACTTTCTCTTTCAAAGCTGCTTTATCATCGCTTTTTTCTACTCCAAGCTCATTGTTTGCCGTGGTTAATGCGTTCACAGTTAGACGATCATTTAACAACCCAACAGTCTTACTATTATCAGAAGCGACCTCCAATGATACAGTATCGCTTTCCGGTGCATCAGATAGCGCTACATCATCAATATACCAACCATCTTTAGTGACACTAAGATCAGAAGTAAGATTGAAACCAATATATATTCTTTCACCACTATAGTCAGATAAATCTACTTCTGCACTTTCCCATCCATCTGTTAGACCTTGCATTCTAGTAAGCTGTGTCCATTCCTCTTGATCTGTTGATACAAAAACATGACCAAAATCATATGCGCCACCTGTTTCATAGGCTTCCAAATCATGCCATTGTTCAAACTGCAAGTAAGTATCCCCTTCTGGCAGATCAATAGGCGGCATCATAAGTGTTGCATTGGCATTATTATCATATTCACCATCCAGATTAGTTGCATACACATTATCACCGGATGCAGCTTCCCCAGGTCCGGATGTTGGCTCACCCCATTCCCAGTTGTTGTTTTCACCAAATGAAGTCCAACCAGCCGGACTAGATTCAAAGTCTTCGAAATATCCTGTTGTAATACCTTGTTCAACGACCACATTGTACTCATCGCTCGTTACTTCATTATCTCCGAAGTCCTTCACTGTCCAGTAATATGTCAAAGAATCTCCTTCGATGTCTTCCCCAGGAATAGTCGCAATATACTCGCCATCTGTAAAATCACCAGAGGTTCGAGAGGCTTCTACCGTTTGCCAATCATCATCATTGTCCTGATAGCTTAATGCCACAGTAGCGACACTGACGTTATCACTAGCCTGAATGGTTAAATCCATATCCATACCAGCGTACGTTTCTGCTGGAGCTTCATGTTCAAAAGTCGGTGCTTCGGTATCGTCACCTTCTTTTGTAACTTGTCCTTCCAATGTTCCAAGTCCATCTACAAGCGATGCTACCGCATCATGGGCATTAACTAATCCATATCCGTATCCATTATTTGGAGCGTCCGGATATTCGTCATCCGTCAATACATTAGCAGTAGAGGTTAAAATTTCTTCCATCTCATCAATAGATAAACTCGCATCCACATCTTTTAACAGTGCTGCTACACCAGCTACAGAAGGCCCGGCCATGGATGTTCCATTCCAGCCACCTTCATATCCGCCTCCAGGTACAGTAGACCGAATATTGACACCAGGAGCAGATATATCGGGTTTCACTTCATCATATGGGGAAGGCCCACGTAATGAAAAATCTGCAACCACGTCATCGATGTCTGTTGCTCCAGTAGCAAATGATTCCGGATAATTTGCCGGGACTGCTATTGACTCAGGTCCCCCTGGATTGGTAAGTGTTGTATTTCCAGCCGAAAATTCCGGAAAGATATCCGCTGCTCTCCAGTTCTGAACAACGTCACGATACCACTCATCAAGACCGGGACCGCCGCCCCATGAGTTATTAACGACATCTGGAGCCATATCCACATCCGTATTCCCTTCTGCATCCATTGGTGCTAAAATCCATTCTGCAGCTGCTAATAAATCTGCATCAGCTGCTGTTCCATCTTCTCCAAATGCCTTAACAGAAATCCACTGAGCACTTGGAGCTACACCGACTTGATTCGATCCGTCCGGTTCACTTCCTACCATCGTTCCTGTCACATGTGTACCATGACCTTGGGGATCATAAGGTTCACTTTCTCCATCTGCAGGATCATACCAGTTAAAATCATGATCGACTTCATCCGTCTGCGCGTCGTAACCACGATATTTTTCCTTCAATGCAGGATGATCCCACTCGGCACCTGTATCGATACTTGCTACAACCGTCCCTGAACCATCAGCACCCATGTCCCAGGCTTGTGGAGCACCTACACGTTCCACGTTCCACTCCACATTTGCAATTTCGGATTCAGGTGTTTCCGCGTCTTCTGTGACTGTTGTAAACAATTCACGCGTTTCGTTCGGTAAAATTTTTTCAACTTCCGCAAAGGCAGCGACTTTTTCTGCAACTTCTTGTGTAGCCGTTACCGCCATACCATTAACGATATAATAGGATTTGATATCTTCCACATTCCCATTTTCAACTTCTTGTTCCAGGTATTGTTTTACTTGTTGCTGTGAGGTTATGGAAGTTGATTTTAATTCAGATACAACAGCCGATCGCTGTATATGTTCTTGTTTTTGCGCCGATAGATTTGCTTGATTCGCATTTAATTTCGCATCTTCAGCTATTTTCGCTGTATCCGCCTTCTCATTAAATTTAATTAAAAATGTTGCTTTATCGTTTTCATTAAACTCCTCCTGAAGACGATCAGTCACCTTTGCTTGTGCTACCTTTTGAGAATCATTTACAGATTGATGTAACTTATCGTTTGTTTCCGCATGTGCCATTCCTGGTGCTATTAAAGAAAAAGTCATTAGAAACGATGCTGCAATACGAAACGCTTTAACTTGACCTTTTTTCTTTTGCCTCAAAAGCTTGTCCTCCTCTCAATTTAAAAAAGCCATCTTTTGAACATGTTACAAATCCTACCCCCCTTTGCTGAAAAACTTAGTGTTATTTAACGGCTGTTCATGGTGATGTTTGTAGAATCTGAGTTGTTGATGTGAGTATAATAGATTTCAGGAAGAAATGGTGTCGTAATTTGTCGATTTTCAATTGAATTTTCAAAATTGATAGATTAGTATTATTTTTTATAAATTTACTTCATGGGTTAAAGGCCCGATTCGTAACGTTTATTTTTACAAATCATTGGTGTAGAAGTGTTCTATAACTCAAACATCGTAATATAATTCCCCTACGTTACAAAAAATGAATAAATAGACCTGCTAAAATAACAATTATTACAAAAATTTTTCATATAAGTGGAAATTCTATTCCATATGACCTAGGTAAAATTACAATGCAAGATTCAATTATCGATAATTTGAAATAGTATACGAATTACTCCATCCTTAAGTCCTACTAGCTGTAATAATGACATCTCCTTGTAAAATAAAAAAGAGCTTCATACCTGACTTGACTAGCGTCCCGGCATAAAGCTCTATTTTCTGTTTCGAATTAATCTTCCAATGGATTCAAACTCTCTTCTCCTGTCAATGTTGAAATCATTGTTACCAGCAATTCTATTTCTTCATCAATATCCTTCAGACTCACTGTCTCTACAGGTGAGTGCATATAGCGCAGTGGTAAAGATACCAGGGATATCGGGACACCCGGACCAGTTAAACGCATCCGATCTGCATCTGTTCCTGTTGCCCTTGGAGTTAGTTCATACTGGATATTCATGTTTAATTTTTGCGCCACATTCTCAAACAGTTTATTGATTTTTCTATTAATCGGTGCGCCTTTAGCTAAAACCGGGCCACTTTCGAGGCGAATATCACCATGTTTGTTTTTATTAACACCCGGATAATCTGTTGCAAATGTGACATCAACTGCAATAGCCATAGTAGGTTCAACACCTGCAGCAGCAAAATAGGCTCCACCCATGTTTGTCTCTTCATTAACCGTACTCGCGGCATAAACACCAACACTACAGCCTTTTTCTGCCAACCGCTTGAACACTTCTGCTACGATAAACGCTCCTGTTCGATTATCCAATGCACGCCCGGACATGTACCGATCCATCAGGATTTCAGGTTCTGTCTTATACACGCCAAGGTCGCCAATTTGAACATGTTCCTCTGCTTCCTTTTTTGTTTTATACCCGCAATCGATAAATAAATCCTCCAGATTAAAGTCATCTTTTAAGCCGCCATGATGCTGTGCATTCACACCAATGACTCCTATAACGGTCCGGTTATAGCCGAGCACCGTTACTTTCATACCGACCGCAGCCTTTGGATTAATACCGCCCATCTTATCAAAATGCAGAAATCCGTTTTCATCAATACGGTTGATCACAAGTCCAATTTCATCACTATGTCCTGCCAGTAATACTTTAAAGGGTGCTTCCGGATTCAATACCCCAATAACATTCCCGGCATTATCTGTTCTTATTTCATCCGCGAAACCTTTTACATGATTCATCCATTTCTTTTGGATTTCCATTTCGTTACTTGACGGTGATGGCGTCTGCAAGAGCTCTACTAAGAAATCCTTATTTATTTGTGACATGCTATTCCTCCTTTATCATTCAATCATAGCAAATTTTTGTACAAAGAGCATATTAATTTACGGTTATCACACATCTAGGTAAAATAAACTATAACAATGTGAAAAGGGGCGGTTAACCATGAACTTAAATCAATGGTATGAAAAAGCAATGACACCTGATACATATATTGAATCCATGAAAGAACATAAGGAAAATCTTTTGCATATTTACGATCATTTTACCTTACCAGACGATGAAGCTTTTTTTCAGGAAATAAAGCGTAAAAATCTCCGTGCTATTGTTTTAACAGAGGATTGGTGTGGGGATGCGATGATGAATATTCCGATTTTGCTGCGTATAGCAGAAAAGACGGATATAGAAGTCAGGATGCTGCTTCGGGATCAAAACCTGGAACTAATGGATCAATACTTAACAAATGGAAAAGCACGTTCCATCCCTATTTTCATATTTATAGATGAAGACGGGAACGAAGTGGCAAAATGGGGCCCTCGTTCTAATAAGGTCCAGCAATTTAGCGACGAAGCCCGACAGTCACTTCCTGACAAAGACGCAGATGATTACAAGGAAAAGATGAAAGAAGTGCTTGTATTTATGACAAAATCATTCCGTGACAATACAGATTTCTGGAATGATGTGTATACCAGTATGAAAGAAACTTTATTAGAAAATTAGGAGTTCCTTTCGTTGCACGTACACAAGCAAGGACGCTTTTATACTTGAACTTACCTGAAAATAGCTAAATTCCGCAGAGAGACTGAGGCATATTGCATCAGCCTCTTTTTGTATAGCCTGATAAACCTTTTGTCCATACTAATGAGACATAAGGAGATGAACGGAATGAGTATAAAATTAATTAAAAATATCTATTACCGGCTTCCTATCATAATCAGGCTATTAATCACGATTCTACTATTGATGGTTATCTTTGGCTTTATTATCTACCTTGTAGAGCCTAAACAGTTTCCAACTATCTTCGACGGCATATGGTGGGCCTTTGTAACAGCTGCTACAGTAGGTTATGGGGATTATATTCCCCTAAC
It encodes the following:
- a CDS encoding M20/M25/M40 family metallo-hydrolase; translation: MSQINKDFLVELLQTPSPSSNEMEIQKKWMNHVKGFADEIRTDNAGNVIGVLNPEAPFKVLLAGHSDEIGLVINRIDENGFLHFDKMGGINPKAAVGMKVTVLGYNRTVIGVIGVNAQHHGGLKDDFNLEDLFIDCGYKTKKEAEEHVQIGDLGVYKTEPEILMDRYMSGRALDNRTGAFIVAEVFKRLAEKGCSVGVYAASTVNEETNMGGAYFAAAGVEPTMAIAVDVTFATDYPGVNKNKHGDIRLESGPVLAKGAPINRKINKLFENVAQKLNMNIQYELTPRATGTDADRMRLTGPGVPISLVSLPLRYMHSPVETVSLKDIDEEIELLVTMISTLTGEESLNPLED
- a CDS encoding thioredoxin family protein, producing MNLNQWYEKAMTPDTYIESMKEHKENLLHIYDHFTLPDDEAFFQEIKRKNLRAIVLTEDWCGDAMMNIPILLRIAEKTDIEVRMLLRDQNLELMDQYLTNGKARSIPIFIFIDEDGNEVAKWGPRSNKVQQFSDEARQSLPDKDADDYKEKMKEVLVFMTKSFRDNTDFWNDVYTSMKETLLEN
- a CDS encoding S8 family peptidase, whose protein sequence is MRQKKKGQVKAFRIAASFLMTFSLIAPGMAHAETNDKLHQSVNDSQKVAQAKVTDRLQEEFNENDKATFLIKFNEKADTAKIAEDAKLNANQANLSAQKQEHIQRSAVVSELKSTSITSQQQVKQYLEQEVENGNVEDIKSYYIVNGMAVTATQEVAEKVAAFAEVEKILPNETRELFTTVTEDAETPESEIANVEWNVERVGAPQAWDMGADGSGTVVASIDTGAEWDHPALKEKYRGYDAQTDEVDHDFNWYDPADGESEPYDPQGHGTHVTGTMVGSEPDGSNQVGVAPSAQWISVKAFGEDGTAADADLLAAAEWILAPMDAEGNTDVDMAPDVVNNSWGGGPGLDEWYRDVVQNWRAADIFPEFSAGNTTLTNPGGPESIAVPANYPESFATGATDIDDVVADFSLRGPSPYDEVKPDISAPGVNIRSTVPGGGYEGGWNGTSMAGPSVAGVAALLKDVDASLSIDEMEEILTSTANVLTDDEYPDAPNNGYGYGLVNAHDAVASLVDGLGTLEGQVTKEGDDTEAPTFEHEAPAETYAGMDMDLTIQASDNVSVATVALSYQDNDDDWQTVEASRTSGDFTDGEYIATIPGEDIEGDSLTYYWTVKDFGDNEVTSDEYNVVVEQGITTGYFEDFESSPAGWTSFGENNNWEWGEPTSGPGEAASGDNVYATNLDGEYDNNANATLMMPPIDLPEGDTYLQFEQWHDLEAYETGGAYDFGHVFVSTDQEEWTQLTRMQGLTDGWESAEVDLSDYSGERIYIGFNLTSDLSVTKDGWYIDDVALSDAPESDTVSLEVASDNSKTVGLLNDRLTVNALTTANNELGVEKSDDKAALKEKVNPADIVPVTPNENPPIEEEVVNPAVLPIGAQVSVLETGRSVNTDPADGTYSLLHGAGEFTVKAEAYGFHSDEQTVTIENDETTETNFTLDEIDQYTVSGTVTDEATGEPIEGATVLLAEDANIAPVETDADGNYDLSAYEGTYTLRVIASGYHATEMEVNLEEDAEADVALEPFYTVPGGEIGYDDGTPENARAFYDAGNGWAVKMSLPEDEESAVVTDGVFKFWDEEFPVPGGTEFAVEVWDASGPNGDPGEKIAGPIEAEAVRDADEWTVVDLSEHGITVDGDFYMVYIQTQANTEAPGMATDENSPNAERSYQFVDGAWSPSPAIEGNYMIRARVSYEAEEPVITTPAEDLITNEADLSVEGTASPTTTVQLMNNGEEVGTQEIGDDGEFSIPADLTEGENELTAVSVIDGTSIGESDPVTVTLDTEEPELTIDNPQDGEKSNQETVTVEGTVSDSNLDYVEVNGQEADVSDGTYSKRILLDNGENEIEVVAADLAGNSQTESVSLEVDFTAPDIANLTPTEDVYINAGESVHIEFDSEPGQRATFFIHMPLTNERNSVANATELPMMETSEGHYEGWWTGTNIEAEGAVIEVKIVDDFGNETRQQAEGNLFINAE